The DNA window CCGGGACACGCATGCGGGCAAGCTGTCCGAGTTCCCCTCCATCGAGTGGTACATCCACACCACGGTGGACCCGTCGCTGCGCGACAAGGAAGGCCACCACAACTCCGCGCTCTTCGTGGAGTGGGTGCCCTACAAGCTCGAGGGCACGACGTGGGAGAAGGAGGAGTCGCGCTACGTCCAGCACCTCCTGTCCATCTGCGACCGCTTCGCGCCGGGCACCAGCGACCAGGTCCAGGAGTACTTCGCCCTCACGCCTCCCAAAATCGAGAGCCACTTCGGCATCACCGGCGGCCACATCCATCATGTGGACAACAAGCTGGGCTTCACCGACCGGTTGCCCTACGAGACGCCGGTGCAGGGGCTCTACTTCTGCAGCGCGGGCTGCCATCCGGCCGGCAGTGTCATCGGCGCGGCAGGACACAACGCGGCGGGCGTCGTGCTCCAGGCTCTCGGACGCTGAGTGGAACCCACCTGTAGCGGCGGCAACGACATGGATCCTTCCCGCCGCCGTGTTTAGATGACGCCCCCCATGAGCTACCTCGTCCTCGCGCGCAAATGGCGCCCGCAGAAGTTCGATGACATGACCGGACAGGAGCACGTGGTCCGGACCATCGCGAACGCCATCAAGATGGACCGGGTCGCTCATGCGTACCTGTTCTGCGGCCCTCGTGGCGTGGGCAAGACGACGGCCGCCCGTCTGCTCGCCAAGGCCCTCAATTGTGAGAAGGGCCCCACGGCCACGCCTTGCGGAGAGTGCAAGGCGTGTACGGAAATCGCCGCCGGCACCAGCGTCGACGTCGCGGAGATCGACGGTGCCTCCAACAACGGCGTGGAGAACGTCCGCGAGATTCGCGAGAACGCGAAGTACCTGCCGCAGCGAGACCGGCACAAGATCTACATCATCGACGAGGTCCACATGCTGTCGGGGGCGGCGTTCAACGCGCTGCTCAAGACGCTGGAGGAGCCACCCGGTCACGTGAAGTTCATCTTCGCGACGACCGAGGCCCACAAGCTCCCGGACACCATCCTCTCGCGTTGCCAGCGCCACAACTTCCGCCGCATCTCCGCGGCGCGGATGCTCCAGCGGCTCCAGGAGATCTGCAAGGCGGAGGGCGCGGGCATCTCGGACCGCTCCCTGTCGCTCGTCGTT is part of the Myxococcus landrumus genome and encodes:
- the dnaX gene encoding DNA polymerase III subunit gamma/tau, translated to MSYLVLARKWRPQKFDDMTGQEHVVRTIANAIKMDRVAHAYLFCGPRGVGKTTAARLLAKALNCEKGPTATPCGECKACTEIAAGTSVDVAEIDGASNNGVENVREIRENAKYLPQRDRHKIYIIDEVHMLSGAAFNALLKTLEEPPGHVKFIFATTEAHKLPDTILSRCQRHNFRRISAARMLQRLQEICKAEGAGISDRSLSLVVRQSEGGMRDALSLLDQVLASCGANPTDEEVAEALGAIDRTMVQDFAEALVHKDAKRILGRVEEVFNRGLDLKRLAEELAMQLRHLFVTKTLGEAPAELAESEQKALVALAKEAESAQLTRLFDIVHGSVWDVSRAAQPRLALEMALLKAIQLSPGGSIPELLARVDRLAAGLPQGEGSAKANAGAPGGRSSSTNFRA